Genomic window (Thermomicrobiales bacterium):
AATCGAGACAGAGCTCATTCATGTCTAGGTGAACTGCCTCGGCGGTTCTTGGTTGCTGGAGCTTGAGAGATGTCGACAACACCCAAACAGCCACGCGTGGTGGTGGTTGGGGCCGGGTTCGGCGGATTGCGCGTTGTGCAGGCGCTGAAGAATGCTCCAGTCCAGATCATCGTTGTGGATCGCCGCAATCATCACACGTTCCAACCCTTGCTCTATCAGGTCGCAACCGCAGCGCTCTCCCCGGCGGATATTGCCAAGCCGATTCGCTCGATCCTGCATCGGCAGGACAAC
Coding sequences:
- a CDS encoding FAD-dependent oxidoreductase; its protein translation is MSTTPKQPRVVVVGAGFGGLRVVQALKNAPVQIIVVDRRNHHTFQPLLYQVATAALSPADIAKPIRSILHRQDN